In one window of Frigoriglobus tundricola DNA:
- the sppA gene encoding signal peptide peptidase SppA has protein sequence MRLVTIVLALVPVLVGCNRFVLRSQVETRLDTTPVSPTAGNVRPVVVQAGASRIAVLDVDGLILNTPFVGPLSVGENPVALFREKLEAVACDPCVKAVVLRVNSPGGGVAACIAMRHDLERFRERSKLPVIACLMDTATGGAYYLASGADQVVAGPATVTGGIGVLLNLFNLQDLMAQFNIIPQSIKAGDLTEIGTSARKLTDDEKKLLQAMADEFHGQLIADVKRARPAATEAATFDGRIFTGTQAKAKGLVDHIGDLDEAIQLAAGMGCPGLTARPGVVMYRRGNDPARSVYAITPNVPLQGSGLLPNLPGLDRSKLPTFLSVWQPELTLEKMGGK, from the coding sequence ATGCGTCTCGTAACGATCGTTCTCGCGCTGGTGCCGGTACTCGTCGGGTGCAACCGGTTCGTCCTCCGGTCGCAGGTGGAGACCCGGCTGGACACGACGCCCGTGAGCCCGACCGCGGGCAACGTGAGGCCCGTTGTTGTACAGGCCGGCGCGAGCCGCATCGCCGTTCTGGACGTGGACGGGTTGATTCTCAACACCCCGTTCGTCGGCCCGCTTTCGGTCGGCGAGAACCCGGTCGCGCTGTTCCGCGAGAAGCTCGAAGCGGTCGCGTGTGACCCGTGCGTCAAGGCGGTCGTGTTGCGGGTGAACAGTCCCGGTGGCGGCGTGGCCGCGTGCATCGCGATGCGCCACGACCTCGAACGTTTCAGGGAGCGGTCCAAACTGCCCGTCATCGCCTGCCTGATGGACACCGCTACGGGCGGGGCCTACTACCTCGCGTCGGGCGCGGACCAGGTCGTTGCCGGTCCGGCCACGGTCACGGGCGGGATCGGCGTTCTGTTGAACCTGTTCAACCTTCAAGACCTAATGGCGCAGTTCAACATCATCCCCCAATCGATCAAAGCGGGCGACCTGACCGAGATCGGTACTTCGGCCCGGAAGCTCACGGACGACGAGAAGAAACTCCTCCAGGCCATGGCCGACGAGTTCCACGGCCAGTTGATCGCCGACGTCAAGCGGGCGCGTCCGGCGGCGACCGAGGCCGCCACGTTCGACGGGCGCATCTTCACGGGTACGCAGGCGAAGGCAAAGGGACTGGTGGATCACATTGGCGATCTGGACGAAGCGATTCAACTCGCGGCCGGGATGGGGTGCCCCGGCCTGACCGCGCGGCCGGGGGTGGTGATGTACCGGCGCGGCAACGACCCGGCCCGGTCGGTGTACGCGATCACGCCGAACGTTCCGCTCCAGGGCTCCGGCCTGCTCCC